A genomic stretch from uncultured Fibrobacter sp. includes:
- a CDS encoding NAD(P)H-hydrate dehydratase, giving the protein MKFLSNLTYKECAPVVTAEAMRFLDGDTKRSRVSSAGFPPFWEPQTEIDAEFVDGFATAIDAGYGLMKLAGQKLFEKAIDMLGENREGKSVAVFVGGGNNGGDGLVLSKLLIEAGIPCTVYSLAKAETFKNEAAMAYQDFSESGGKLIVINDLPVHEPKFALAVDCMLGNGASGELRPAFARVVINLNEWNIPILAADAPTGFDSSEHRCGENCIQATETLVFGLPRLDAYTNEGARVFGKTTVEPLDYPENLIDKVLSGVFLATEDMIPALLPDRDEFGDKRSQGTAMVIAGSGNMTGAAALCTKACLRSGAGLVTTATPKALLPALQSKLDEPVFYGIGNATTDKLSIMHLMQLQDIATHQNAIAIGPGLGTDTETQDAVRMFLTGLTIPVVVDADAINACGSAFFCMEGGPANAIVTPHKREWERNFGPLPANECFYPEYLQQFATQFKITIVLKGCPTYVAIPDGRVYVIPARNSGLAKGGAGDVLTGIITALLAQGLPTAEAAVLGVLLHQKAGRLTREKMGAFGMLPTDVIEMLPAAFSC; this is encoded by the coding sequence TTGAAATTCCTTTCGAACTTGACTTACAAGGAATGTGCCCCTGTAGTTACTGCAGAGGCCATGCGCTTCTTGGATGGAGACACCAAGAGGAGCCGCGTTTCTAGCGCCGGATTTCCGCCGTTTTGGGAACCCCAAACCGAAATTGACGCAGAATTCGTAGATGGATTCGCTACCGCCATCGATGCCGGATACGGCCTGATGAAATTGGCGGGGCAAAAGCTCTTTGAAAAAGCAATTGATATGCTCGGCGAAAACCGCGAAGGCAAATCGGTCGCCGTATTTGTCGGCGGCGGAAACAACGGCGGCGACGGCCTCGTTCTTTCCAAATTGCTGATTGAAGCAGGTATTCCCTGTACAGTCTATTCGCTCGCCAAGGCCGAAACCTTCAAGAACGAAGCGGCCATGGCGTACCAGGATTTCTCGGAAAGCGGCGGAAAGCTCATTGTCATTAATGACCTCCCCGTACACGAACCGAAATTCGCTCTTGCCGTGGACTGCATGCTCGGCAACGGAGCCTCGGGCGAACTGCGCCCGGCCTTTGCTCGAGTCGTCATCAACTTGAACGAATGGAACATTCCGATTCTTGCAGCAGACGCCCCTACCGGTTTTGATTCTTCGGAACACCGCTGCGGCGAAAACTGCATTCAAGCCACCGAGACGCTTGTCTTTGGTCTCCCCCGCTTGGACGCCTACACCAACGAAGGCGCTCGCGTTTTCGGCAAGACGACGGTCGAACCGCTCGACTACCCCGAAAACCTGATTGACAAAGTCCTGTCGGGCGTATTCCTCGCCACCGAAGACATGATTCCGGCATTGCTCCCCGACCGCGACGAATTTGGCGACAAGCGCAGCCAAGGTACCGCCATGGTGATTGCTGGTTCCGGCAATATGACCGGGGCAGCCGCCCTTTGTACCAAGGCATGCCTTAGAAGCGGTGCAGGCCTTGTCACAACGGCAACACCGAAGGCTTTGCTCCCGGCTTTGCAATCCAAGCTTGACGAGCCCGTATTCTACGGTATAGGAAATGCGACGACAGACAAGCTTTCGATTATGCACTTGATGCAGTTGCAGGATATCGCGACACACCAAAACGCCATCGCCATCGGTCCCGGACTTGGAACCGACACCGAAACGCAAGACGCAGTCCGCATGTTCCTGACCGGACTCACGATTCCCGTGGTTGTCGACGCCGACGCGATTAACGCCTGTGGTTCTGCATTCTTCTGCATGGAAGGCGGCCCTGCGAATGCGATTGTCACGCCGCACAAGCGCGAATGGGAACGCAACTTCGGTCCGCTTCCGGCAAACGAATGCTTTTACCCGGAATACCTGCAGCAGTTTGCGACGCAGTTCAAGATTACGATTGTACTGAAGGGTTGCCCCACTTACGTGGCGATTCCCGACGGACGCGTGTACGTGATTCCGGCCCGCAACTCGGGCCTAGCGAAGGGCGGTGCAGGCGATGTGCTTACCGGCATTATCACCGCACTACTCGCACAG
- a CDS encoding porin family protein, translated as MKKLWTLIASTMLVASVAFAQDDFDPEYTDQAEEQVAEQAEEQAEEQPAEQEQVAEPVEEKANVAEEPAPAPAPAPQYQASAQEPAQENVQNDEYAPANANNTPFFGFGVKFAFNYGRMFGFKEDLDNDSDIDGTPSGIGFDGGIMFRIQMIPNLYFTPEVNIAHITTEHEFMHLKRKYVSTDLELPLLMRGVIANRFYVTGGAQFNFTLSSKAKIDAVENATLDIPVKSNEKVEQATFGFGIVAGAGVNIVAGLFFDFRFYMGITELYPDVKTLDDLEFATGDYSLVDMSGARMMKFKVGLSYWII; from the coding sequence ATGAAAAAGCTTTGGACGCTCATTGCAAGCACCATGTTGGTTGCTTCCGTCGCATTTGCTCAGGACGACTTTGATCCTGAATATACCGATCAGGCCGAAGAACAGGTCGCTGAACAAGCAGAAGAACAAGCTGAAGAGCAACCCGCCGAACAGGAACAGGTTGCTGAACCTGTAGAAGAAAAGGCTAACGTAGCAGAAGAACCTGCTCCGGCACCCGCTCCGGCTCCGCAGTACCAGGCTAGCGCTCAAGAGCCCGCACAAGAAAACGTCCAGAATGACGAATACGCTCCGGCAAACGCCAACAACACGCCCTTCTTTGGCTTCGGTGTGAAGTTCGCCTTCAATTACGGCAGAATGTTCGGCTTCAAGGAAGACCTCGACAACGATAGCGACATCGACGGAACCCCGTCGGGCATCGGTTTTGACGGTGGTATCATGTTCCGCATCCAGATGATTCCGAACCTGTACTTTACCCCCGAGGTCAACATTGCCCATATTACCACCGAACACGAATTCATGCACCTCAAGCGCAAGTACGTTTCTACGGACTTGGAACTCCCCTTGCTGATGCGCGGCGTCATTGCCAATAGATTCTACGTGACCGGCGGCGCCCAGTTCAACTTCACCTTGAGCAGCAAGGCTAAAATCGACGCCGTTGAAAACGCCACCTTGGACATCCCGGTCAAAAGCAACGAAAAAGTCGAACAGGCAACGTTTGGATTCGGCATTGTAGCCGGTGCAGGCGTCAACATTGTTGCAGGTCTCTTCTTCGACTTCCGCTTCTACATGGGCATCACGGAACTCTACCCCGACGTGAAGACCCTGGACGACCTGGAATTCGCTACGGGCGATTACTCCTTGGTTGACATGTCTGGCGCAAGAATGATGAAGTTCAAGGTCGGTCTCAGCTACTGGATTATCTAA